The Xenopus laevis strain J_2021 chromosome 4L, Xenopus_laevis_v10.1, whole genome shotgun sequence genomic sequence AAACCCAGTAAAAACGAATTATTAAGAGGTGAACCACTGGTGAGTGGCATTCCCTAAAGGCATTGCTGTTGACTTCTGGGTTGTTTCATAAAATGTGGTTGTTTGGCCCATTGAATTCTTTATTTGTCCGTCACTGGGATTACCCAGCGTAACATGTGTTTCTGGGCCTGGTGGTGGGCTTTGAACAGGTAAGCACTGCAAGAAGGTCAACTCTATGATTCTAGCCACACGCCAGCTTTCTGCTACCTTAAGtataaacagattttaaaaacaAAGCACACAGTACCCCAAATCAACGAATAATTGATTACCACAGTTGTGTTATGAAACAAAGTAAACCCCATATTTTTAAACTGCAGCAAAACCTTTATAAAGCACTTTGTGAAAGGGAAACAAGGGGAttaactgtagattatatagtgaataaagtacaccctattgtaaaatataaggatattataagttaccgaggagtttcatgaccatatagaaacacgaggccgaaggccgagtgtttttatacaggtcatggaactccaagttaacttctaatatcctcatattttgcaactgggggtactttatttattataatacacaagtttctgtgagtcatgtgacagaaatgacatcagaactcaccgtttataactgatgacatcactagtcaccgtttataaggatataatttacaggatattcatggcttttgtgtattatatatgaatatgagaTGAGTTATAGACTATCTAATAAGCATTTTGAGCTTATAATTTATatctaggtttgccacctgggcGGCATTTTATCGGCCTggtaggtaaaaatgttgcttgatgccaatgttatctatagggaaaaaacataaaaatataggaaggccggtatttatttacagaaaaggtggcaaccctaaatatacCTAAAAAGGTATTTTGAGTTTTCTTATAAGCGAAATATGATTTAAAAACTCTATGTGATCTGGTGATATTTGAAACACGTTGCATAGGAAGCCCTTTTTGCCAGACCTGTAGATGAACATAGAGTTATTGGAAACAGAGATATCACTAACCTTAGCTGCATTGCCACTGGCTGGCGGGGGAGGAGCCACATTTACTTCACTTCCTCTTCTGCTGTTTGGGGTTGAGAATCCCTGTCCCGGGGGCTTGGGTCTATAATCTGGTTCTGGGAAGTTATCGGACCCATCCAGGAGATCTCCAGTACTGTGTGAACTGCGCAAGGGAAAAGACCTGCAGGTTCAAAGGTAATAACATGATATTCTGATTAATTAGCCAGAAAATTGATGAGTCCTAATTAGTGCatagattatatttatatgttaatgtTACTTGTTTTACATCTCCAATGTTTATCATATAAAACAGACCACAACTAGATTGTCTAAAACTTTTTGAATTCCCCCCCCAAAGAAAATGACGCACACTGACTCACTAATTAAAGAAGTGTATGTACATCCAACTGATTGGGTCAGACCATAGTTACAGTCTGCAGGGGGGGCACCTTTCCTGTAGTGTAGAATTATTGTGTGGCCCTCTAGATCTGTCTAATGaactaaaacttaatttttagatttattttctgttaactattgagatctttgaattttattttaaataagctGTGTTCTTCGTTTACTGGCCCTGTCTGACATCTAAGCAGGTTCTGTAGCCTTGCCTTGAGTCCTGGTCTCTGTCCAAGGATTTCACATATGCTTCTGGAAACCAGCCAATCCTGGGAATACAGAAACAGAATATAGGTTGATCCAACTGTATACACCAACCAATTCAGATCAGCCACTTTATACTACATATTATTGCAAAGGCAGCGTTGAAAAGAAACCCACAAACTTTTATTGGTTGGAGGCCCAGAGGATTTCACATGCAGGTATAATGTTTAATGAATTGTATAATTCTTGTATTTGCAACACCGCACTTCAGGGTTCTTTTACAGGCTGTTTGGGCTCTAGGGGATGTAATACAGAAATGATTTGTGCTAGGTTTTGCAGGGAaattcaggtacaggtatgggatctattattccgaatgctggggacctggggttttccggataacagatatttctgtaatttggaacttcatagattaaatctactagaaaaatcatgtaaacattaaataaacccaataaactggttttgcttccaatagggattaattatatattggtgggaatcaagtacaaggtactgttttattactacagagaaaagggaaatattttttaaaaattttgattatttgatcataatggagtttatgggagacagtcattccgcaattcagagctttctggataatgggtttccggttaatgcatcctatacctgtattaggaatTGGCTGCAGAGATATATTGGGATCTTAATGGAACCTATTTAAAGAAAGCCATTTTTTCACACTTGCAAGTATGGGCCATATTGTAACACCAATGATATTTCATTGCAATATTATGTAATGTTTCTATTCTTAAACTGCCCTCCACATTAGCCATATTGGAATGAGCTGGGTTCTCCAGTATTCCTGGAGTTTGGTTGCAGGTAAAAACCTGGGGAAACACATGCACAGTGCAGGTTCTGTCCCAAAGAGCCTACGAGTTAATGTGAAGCACACTGATCAAGGTACTTGTACACAAACTCACGAGCTGATACAGATGTTGGACAAATCACCAGTTCCATTTCTCAGTTAGCAGAATGTGTATATATCAGGTGAATCCaagtgaaaaattagagatatTCCAGCACACTGTCCTCTAAATATGATTCTATTGATACTCACATAGAAAGGCCCTCCAGTTTCCCATAAAGCCATCCATTTCGGGCTTCCGGAACCAGCACAGTAATGAGATCCCCCTTTTTGAACTGCAGCAAAGTGCGGTTTCCCGATGTGTTGTGGTCCACAATTGCCTGGACTCGTCTGCCTCCTGCACCAGCTGAAGCTGCAACAACAGCCGCAACTGCTACTTCACCAAAGGAGCTTGAACGGGTGAGCTGTGAGCTGCCTACAGATCCTGGGGAAAAGaggggaaaagtaaaaaaaaacatatcttatGTGCATAGCACTAAATACAAACAGGTGTGCTTACCTGTAGATGGTGTTCTTTGCAGACCTCTCCTACTGGAATCAGATCGTATAGAGGCTCTGCTATCATTCTGCTCTCTCTCCACAGGTCTTGGGGGCTTAGGGAGACAAAATAAACTGTAAGGGTGCAAGTAGCATATGTATATACCGGCATGTATTGTTAGCAATGCTTGCAACCTCTTACATATGTCTCTTGTATAtcgtactggtatgggacctgttatccagaatgcttttttGGATCTTcccataacttggatctccattccttaattCTACTAcataataatgtaaacattaaataaacccaacaggctgattttcttccaataaggattcattatatcttagtttggatcaagtataagctactgtttttattattagagggaaaaagaaaatccttttaaaaaatttggattatttagctaGAATGGGAGACGACCTAGATATAATTCGGAGTTtaccgggtttccagataacagatcccatacctgcagctTGCATGGTATGAAATGTCTTAATTTATTTCATTAGTAAAATCAACAATAGAAATCTATATTTTGTAATGAATGACACATACCCTCCCCTACACAgtataaacattttaaagcacCAGTAACCCTGTTTGACTCCCAACGAAGGTCCCTGTGGGGGGCCAAAGTGCTGAGCAAAATAAATCTCTGGAAGACTATTTcagcaaatcctgtgagtgtctTCTGCATTGTTCTACAGTGCCGTGAAACTGACAGCTGTCACCACAGGCAGCCCCTGGATTATTAGATAATAATTGTCTGTGATATTGGTATTCATGCAGAGACTTACTGAGATATATTTGTGTAAATAGAAATATACTTTTTCTCTATGGGACCATAACTGCATTTAAGATTCCAATTCcactttttttccactgaaattataattattattattattataattattttgcctttttttctatgCCATAaaggcattacatttttattacttgtttccCTGCTACCCAAAAATACCAATGGCAGGTTCTGCAGTTTTTCTCTCAAAAAGTTATCCCATGGTTTATTTCGTGAAAACTCCTGGACGAGTTAAACTTTTcgcctaattcagttccagtttgttCCCATATAGAGTTTCGACAGTGAGATCATTtttatgaattgaattgcatctcaaattgaatctcatctgtgagttttcacgtgataaacttttttctcactgaatttaatctgaccCATTAAGTGCAGGCAGGCACACAGAGAACACACagaaaatgtattagaatttAGAAGTACCTGAATCTGGCCCCAAAATAACAGGAGTTAGGCCTAAGGATGGAACCTTTCTTCCCAAATATATCACCTATTAGTGTATTATGTATTGTGCAACAAATTCTCATGATTTCTACTCGCTATTTAACCAGCACTACCTAGTTACACAATCATGGAACCTCTGAGCAACTTGCTGGGCTTTGCTAATAAATTGAATTCCTACCTGGCATTACTGTAACACCTGTatacttactagggatgcaccgaatcgactattttggatttggccgaacccccgaatccgaatcctaatttgcatatgcaaattaggggtgggaaggggaaaaccttttttacttccttgttttttggcaaaaagtcatgtgatttctctccccacacttaatttgcatatgcaaattaggattcggattcagttcggccaggcagaatgattgagccaaatccgaatcctgctgaaaaagcccaaatcctgaccgaatcccgaactggatcctggattcggtgcatccctaatacttacCTAGTCTAGAATAATAGGTTGGTTTTGGCCCCCTTCCCCTAAAgttttctgtggacacccatggttTACAATTCTCACGGTGCATTGGTATATACTAAGCTCATTATACTATTAGGATAAGTGTTCCCATATTAGTTTCGTAGCAACACAGTATCATCACATACAGAAATAGATTTCCTTACCAGGGGCACGGAGTCCCTTGAGGTAGAAGCCGGCCTGCTGGGTGCATAGTTCTGGGGCCCAGATGCAGTCTGTGATCTGCTGGCATCAATTTGCTCCTTCCATGGAGATACTCGGGCCTGTAGCAAACCCTGTGCCTGAACATAAAGGCTCAATCACAacttacatacctcccaatattcgaaaaaagagacaaaaactTGTGCCGTGCCTGTTTTATGTCCATAGCCCCTAataaccatgtccattttacaaaagctggcaggttataaaagtttgaacacaattcttggagttttagtgcaatgttttatgtgttataacagttttgctaatgaaagtgaattgccctttaagctgcaagtctcagttctcccaagacacctgcttatcttaaataattacaattgtttctttgcttatcttacatttcTACAAAAGTCTCCAACTGTAGCTGCTGGTTGTTCTGGGCTCTTATTTGAATTGTTTCaggaactttgtatctttttctcgagtcagtgcaggagatcaaagagatagacaggacatttcagtaagaaacccaggactgcgggctgagctgtcaaaatcgggactgtcccgcagaaaaagGTATGAACTTATATTTGGGGAACATCTCATAAAAAGGCACAGTGCCCCCATATCTGGTACTGATATATCTTATGGATTCACTTAGAGATAGGCGGAATATTGAGTGTGTGACAACTGACTCTGGAtactatagaccagtgatccaaACCCATTGGATtctgctcccagtgacctcaaagcaggtgattattttttaattccaggcttagaggcaagttttggttgcataaaaaccatgtgcactacTAAACAgaccttcctgtaggctgccagttcaaatAGGGactagcaaatagccaatcacagcacttattttgccctacacaggaacatttttcatgcttgtgttgttccccaactctttttacatctgtggctcactggtaaaaaaggttgaagcTATAGATGGACGTGTATGATACATAAACTTTCTATGGAACATTCAAATAGTGACagtgaatatttataaataaatagaacgATGCCCCTGCCATTGGTTCCATCTGTTGGCACTCACCCGGCTGTGATACTGCAAGAAGGAGCTGCACAGTAACCAGTGTTTCTCTGCAAGGAACCGATATCTACGATTCTCCTCCAACTCTGCAGCTCGCTGACTCTCCTTTACAAATGCCAGCATATCAGCGTGTAGCATCGTAACATTCTCCTAAataagggggcagatttgggAGGGTCAGGATCCATACAAGGAAGAAAAATAAGGTTAAATAAGGTTAAATAGGAGTGTAAGGGTCTTGTGGGAAGTGTTAGTGGATGTAAGCAGTAAGTTACAGGTAAAAATGCTAGTAAAGAATTGATAGTAATGCTAACAGAGAACAGGCAGTGTATAATTTTACTTGTTTCTCACCTTCATTTCCCTTAGGTTAcggtctctctgtctctccatcttCCAGGCCTCTGACATGCACTTTTCCAGAGTCGCTGAACGATGGCGATACTCAATCTCATAGCGGTTCTGACTGTCCTGTTGGAGAGAGTTTCATCAGCTGTAGTACCAGTGCTTGCCATATCTACATCTAAGTATGATGCTGGGGAGGGGAGACAGAGGAATATAGGGTATTATAGagaaataaagcagaaatattgACAGTTCTTACAGCTATAAACTGCATGTCCAGCTTGGTGTTCTTGTCCATTTGTTGCACTATATCGCCATGAAGAGTCTGAAACTAGATACAATACAATATTAAGAGACTTCTTTTTCACATCAGACATCAGCCAGATATTGGATATAATAAATGGAAAATCATCTGTGCTACTAAATTAGTCCAAGGGTTTTTCATGACACTGAGCAATACATTTAGTGGTAAGatcaattttaatattttcttttatatttgtagGGGACTAGTGATTAGTCACCCCTATATCCTTTCTCCCTGCAAGCACAGTCTCAATACCCCTAATGGGAAGAGAGCTGGTA encodes the following:
- the LOC108714544 gene encoding brain-specific angiogenesis inhibitor 1-associated protein 2-like protein 2; amino-acid sequence: MSREMDSIYASTIGTYKKILGQFNPDLENLVYLGNNYLRALNALSEVAETYYNAIKKIGEQALQNVTCQGLGQLLIQMADNCKTASAGLNIVFQTLHGDIVQQMDKNTKLDMQFIADSQNRYEIEYRHRSATLEKCMSEAWKMERQRDRNLREMKENVTMLHADMLAFVKESQRAAELEENRRYRFLAEKHWLLCSSFLQYHSRAQGLLQARVSPWKEQIDASRSQTASGPQNYAPSRPASTSRDSVPLPPRPVEREQNDSRASIRSDSSRRGLQRTPSTGSVGSSQLTRSSSFGEVAVAAVVAASAGAGGRRVQAIVDHNTSGNRTLLQFKKGDLITVLVPEARNGWLYGKLEGLSMIGWFPEAYVKSLDRDQDSRSFPLRSSHSTGDLLDGSDNFPEPDYRPKPPGQGFSTPNSRRGSEVNVAPPPPASGNAAKRSTGGHRGDLFPRGTNPFATVKLRPTVTNDRSAPLIR